From Stigmatella erecta, one genomic window encodes:
- a CDS encoding M16 family metallopeptidase produces MWAQKWLGVGAAVLLAGTAGAQPRKGKAEAARPGAGIEARTLKNGLKVIVWPDPDLPTVALFNWFRVGSRNEHPGITGLSHFFEHMMFNGAKTYGPGEFDRVMEAAGGSNNAYTSEDVTVYQDWFPRTALETIFELEADRLAHLAFDPKVIESERGVVYSERRSSVDNDHAGSLAEQVQATAFVAHPYQFPVIGWPSDIESWRMEDLRRYFQTYYAPNNATLVAVGAVTPAEVFALAEKFLGPIPSQPAPEPVRTKEPLQQGERRVTVRRMAQAPLLQMAWHGLAASDSDAPALEMLVSLLTEGDSSRLHRTLVEEAQVALHVSSHFGPSVDPSLVWLQVDLPPGGDVARVEALLDAELAKLVQQGVTEAELRKAKNKTVADFWRGLETNSSRAQLLGSYEVFQGGWRKLFEAPARYEQVTREQVRKLAARLFIRDHRTVGVLVPTEGTAEQAGSETQGATP; encoded by the coding sequence ATGTGGGCTCAGAAGTGGCTTGGGGTGGGAGCGGCGGTGCTCCTGGCCGGAACGGCCGGGGCGCAGCCCCGCAAGGGCAAGGCGGAAGCGGCCCGGCCGGGTGCTGGCATCGAGGCGCGGACGTTGAAGAACGGGCTGAAGGTCATCGTCTGGCCGGATCCGGACCTGCCCACCGTGGCGCTCTTCAACTGGTTCCGGGTGGGCAGCCGCAACGAGCACCCGGGCATCACCGGCCTGTCCCACTTCTTCGAGCACATGATGTTCAACGGCGCGAAGACGTACGGGCCCGGTGAGTTCGACCGCGTCATGGAGGCCGCGGGCGGCAGCAACAACGCCTACACCTCCGAGGACGTCACCGTGTACCAGGACTGGTTTCCCCGCACCGCGCTGGAGACCATCTTCGAGCTGGAGGCGGACCGGCTGGCCCACCTCGCCTTCGATCCGAAGGTCATCGAGAGCGAGCGCGGCGTCGTCTACTCGGAGCGGCGCTCGTCGGTGGACAATGACCACGCGGGCTCGCTCGCGGAGCAGGTGCAGGCCACCGCCTTCGTGGCGCACCCGTACCAGTTTCCCGTCATCGGCTGGCCCTCGGACATCGAGTCCTGGCGGATGGAGGACCTGCGGCGCTACTTCCAGACGTACTACGCCCCCAACAACGCCACGCTCGTGGCGGTGGGGGCCGTCACCCCGGCGGAGGTGTTCGCCCTGGCGGAGAAGTTCCTCGGGCCCATCCCCTCGCAGCCCGCGCCCGAGCCGGTGCGCACGAAGGAGCCCCTGCAGCAGGGCGAGCGCCGCGTGACGGTGCGCCGGATGGCCCAGGCCCCGCTGCTCCAGATGGCCTGGCACGGGCTGGCCGCCTCCGACTCGGATGCGCCCGCCCTGGAGATGCTGGTGAGCCTGCTCACGGAAGGCGACTCCTCGCGGCTCCACCGCACGCTGGTGGAGGAGGCGCAGGTGGCCCTCCACGTGTCGAGCCACTTCGGGCCCTCGGTGGACCCGTCGCTGGTCTGGCTCCAGGTGGACCTGCCGCCGGGCGGGGACGTGGCGCGCGTGGAGGCGCTGCTGGACGCGGAGCTGGCGAAGCTCGTCCAGCAGGGCGTCACCGAGGCGGAGCTGCGCAAGGCGAAGAACAAGACCGTCGCGGACTTCTGGCGGGGCCTGGAGACCAACAGCTCGCGGGCCCAGCTCCTGGGCAGCTACGAGGTGTTCCAGGGCGGCTGGCGCAAGCTCTTCGAGGCGCCCGCCCGCTACGAGCAGGTGACGCGCGAGCAGGTGCGCAAGCTGGCCGCGCGCCTCTTCATCCGGGACCACCGCACGGTGGGGGTGCTCGTGCCCACGGAGGGCACGGCGGAGCAGGCCGGTTCCGAGACGCAGGGGGCGACACCATGA